In Paenibacillus hexagrammi, the following are encoded in one genomic region:
- a CDS encoding AraC family transcriptional regulator, with the protein MTDKLPQQDSYVWGMNRALEFIQANLGEAITLEDIAKEACLSKFHFHRIFKMVTKESLGQFIQRLRVEKAANTLCNGSAASLTEIALHCGYASSGYFSRAFNSHFGMSASAFRGLSPSEKHQFLQERMQGLPLVKSPLQTVDRLDVCMEEIPELHVAYVRKCYMDLQEEPVIIHRMFDYITAWGQSMGLMAESTRVLGIIYDNPYQTALSNYQYDACITVPVSTAAEGMVGTKTVAGGRYAILKLRNVKPSKLEGSIYTLLLEWLPKSGCRIDDRPILEFYYGPPSESGFTMDFCIPVTTDRI; encoded by the coding sequence GTGACGGACAAACTTCCACAACAAGATTCCTATGTATGGGGCATGAATCGAGCGCTGGAGTTCATTCAAGCCAATTTAGGGGAAGCAATTACACTGGAGGATATTGCAAAAGAGGCCTGTTTGTCCAAGTTTCATTTTCATCGAATATTCAAGATGGTTACGAAGGAAAGCCTAGGGCAATTCATCCAGCGGCTGCGTGTTGAGAAAGCGGCGAACACTCTCTGTAACGGTTCGGCAGCCTCACTAACGGAAATCGCCCTACACTGCGGGTATGCTTCGTCCGGCTATTTTAGCCGTGCATTTAATAGCCATTTTGGTATGAGCGCCTCTGCCTTCCGTGGACTATCGCCCAGCGAGAAGCACCAATTTCTCCAGGAACGCATGCAAGGACTACCCCTAGTCAAAAGCCCTCTCCAAACGGTTGATCGTTTGGATGTCTGCATGGAAGAGATTCCTGAGCTGCATGTAGCTTATGTTCGCAAATGTTATATGGATCTGCAGGAGGAGCCGGTAATTATCCACCGGATGTTTGACTACATTACCGCATGGGGCCAATCAATGGGGCTCATGGCAGAATCGACTCGCGTGCTTGGCATTATTTATGACAATCCTTATCAGACAGCTCTATCGAACTATCAATATGATGCCTGTATCACAGTGCCGGTTTCCACTGCTGCAGAAGGTATGGTGGGGACGAAAACAGTGGCTGGAGGCAGGTATGCCATCTTGAAGCTGCGAAATGTGAAACCATCCAAGCTTGAAGGCAGTATTTATACGTTACTTCTCGAATGGCTGCCTAAGTCCGGATGCCGCATCGACGATAGACCGATCCTGGAGTTCTATTATGGGCCGCCTTCGGAATCCGGCTTTACGATGGATTTCTGTATCCCGGTCACGACGGACCGAATATAG
- a CDS encoding alpha/beta hydrolase, translating to MIVLIFMMMLAGCSTAGKTMPAGQQESPKTGTAHTEMPDTGAGTRGTPSTNTSTPGKEAAIMETQSAGTASKVTPGTENATKQGLEASKTEAVTFTSKALGKEMRMKVYLPKGYGGSKKLPVLYVMHGMRDDENTILMFTSAADKLIEAGKIKPLVIVAPYIENSFGSNTGKELSLYNVPEMGVSLNVGMYEDYIYQDVIGYVKEHYSIDPSREGQYIGGISMGGYAALHLAFKHPEAFSKVGGHSPALWFEGGPRDWLYPNEEIMKADDPVYLAAHQDLKGLNIYLDCGDEDGYGFQTSTKRLNDLLTQHGQHVQYQHAPGAHDMSYWGSQLQNYLLFYSPVNE from the coding sequence ATGATTGTACTAATCTTCATGATGATGCTCGCAGGGTGCAGTACTGCCGGCAAAACCATGCCAGCTGGGCAGCAGGAATCTCCCAAGACGGGGACGGCCCATACGGAGATGCCTGACACAGGAGCAGGCACTAGGGGTACACCAAGCACGAATACGAGCACGCCCGGCAAAGAAGCAGCAATTATGGAGACGCAAAGCGCGGGGACAGCCAGTAAGGTAACGCCTGGTACGGAGAATGCCACCAAGCAGGGGCTTGAAGCCTCGAAGACCGAGGCGGTTACTTTTACAAGTAAAGCCTTAGGAAAAGAGATGAGAATGAAGGTCTATCTGCCCAAGGGGTACGGCGGTTCCAAGAAGCTTCCCGTGTTGTATGTGATGCATGGCATGCGGGATGACGAGAATACGATTCTGATGTTCACCTCAGCGGCGGATAAGCTGATTGAAGCGGGGAAAATCAAACCGTTAGTCATCGTGGCGCCTTATATCGAGAACAGCTTCGGTTCCAATACCGGCAAAGAGCTTTCCCTCTACAACGTACCAGAAATGGGTGTCTCCTTGAACGTTGGCATGTATGAGGATTACATCTATCAGGATGTCATTGGCTACGTCAAAGAGCATTACAGCATTGATCCCTCCAGAGAGGGTCAGTATATCGGAGGCATCTCCATGGGCGGTTACGCTGCGCTTCACCTAGCCTTCAAGCATCCTGAAGCTTTCAGTAAAGTGGGTGGACATAGTCCCGCCCTATGGTTTGAGGGAGGACCCAGGGATTGGCTCTACCCGAACGAAGAAATCATGAAGGCGGACGATCCTGTCTATCTGGCAGCCCATCAAGATTTAAAAGGGCTGAACATTTATCTGGATTGCGGGGACGAGGACGGCTACGGATTTCAAACGAGTACCAAAAGGTTGAATGACCTGCTGACTCAGCACGGCCAGCATGTACAATACCAGCACGCTCCTGGCGCCCATGATATGAGCTATTGGGGAAGCCAGCTGCAGAACTACTTGTTATTTTATAGCCCGGTGAACGAGTGA
- a CDS encoding sensor histidine kinase, translated as MFNKLRNRFLLLNLVIITFIMLASFASIYIFTYQNVHGGIDMDLHRVADSYMKSDGKKGVHPPDGGGPPGANNQAGPPPERAVAILLQTDAQWNITAAKSHFDMDQDFYQAAIQQATSGNAETGQFSLDGNIWAYLVQKNITGNSVVILDVTAQVDILTTLVYTFSIVGLVMLIVIYLTSRYFANRSIAPVKEAFHKQKEFIADASHELRTPLAVIATNADVLLANKEDTIENQSKWLHHIKSETERMKTLTNDLLYLTEMEESRDSIMFSSFNLSDSVESVILTMEAVLFEKNLSLTYDIQPDLTVRGSSEQIKQIVMILLDNSIKYNAPGGAVSLTLHKKHNDAVLTVTNSGEGIPPEHLERIFDRFYRVNKSRSRSSGGHGLGLAIAKSIVEQHKGKIFAKSVQNETTSFHVQLPLM; from the coding sequence ATGTTCAATAAGCTGCGGAACCGATTCCTTCTACTGAACTTAGTTATCATCACCTTCATCATGCTGGCATCCTTCGCTTCTATTTACATCTTCACCTATCAAAATGTTCACGGCGGTATCGATATGGACCTGCATCGGGTCGCCGATTCCTATATGAAATCTGATGGCAAAAAGGGCGTTCATCCGCCTGACGGCGGCGGTCCACCGGGAGCTAACAATCAAGCAGGTCCTCCTCCGGAACGCGCGGTGGCCATATTGCTACAAACAGATGCCCAGTGGAATATTACAGCGGCAAAGTCCCACTTTGACATGGATCAGGACTTCTACCAAGCAGCTATCCAGCAAGCAACCTCCGGTAACGCAGAAACGGGTCAATTCAGTCTAGATGGCAACATCTGGGCCTATCTGGTGCAAAAAAATATAACAGGCAACTCCGTTGTCATCTTGGACGTAACCGCACAGGTAGACATCCTTACGACGCTTGTGTACACCTTCTCTATCGTTGGACTGGTCATGCTGATCGTCATTTACTTAACAAGCCGGTACTTTGCCAATCGCTCCATTGCACCAGTCAAGGAGGCTTTCCATAAGCAGAAGGAATTCATCGCGGATGCCTCGCATGAGCTAAGAACGCCATTGGCTGTAATCGCCACCAACGCTGATGTGCTCCTAGCCAATAAAGAGGACACGATCGAGAATCAGTCGAAATGGCTGCACCATATTAAATCAGAGACGGAACGAATGAAGACGCTGACCAATGACCTTTTGTACCTAACTGAAATGGAAGAGTCCAGAGACTCCATCATGTTCAGCAGCTTCAATCTTAGTGATTCCGTCGAAAGCGTCATTCTGACCATGGAAGCGGTCCTGTTTGAGAAAAACCTCTCGCTTACCTACGACATTCAGCCTGACTTGACTGTCCGCGGCAGCAGCGAGCAAATCAAGCAGATTGTCATGATTCTGCTCGATAATAGCATCAAATACAACGCACCAGGAGGGGCGGTCAGCCTGACCCTGCACAAAAAGCACAACGACGCTGTGCTTACCGTTACCAATAGCGGCGAGGGCATCCCGCCTGAGCATCTGGAGCGGATCTTCGACCGCTTCTACCGCGTCAACAAGTCCCGCTCCCGCAGCAGCGGCGGTCACGGTCTGGGACTCGCGATCGCCAAATCGATCGTAGAGCAGCATAAAGGGAAGATATTTGCCAAGAGTGTGCAGAATGAAACGACTTCGTTCCACGTGCAGCTGCCTTTGATGTAG
- a CDS encoding response regulator transcription factor: protein MRILIVEDEMHLAEALTQILKQQNYSVDTVHDGQSGLDNALSGIYDLILLDIMLPEMDGITMLKTIRDQGIFTPVILLTAKGDTSDKIAGLDYGADDYVAKPFSTGELLARIRAALRRKGEVVADDTLKFGDMELNTGTLKLTCKGKELKLILKESELLELLMTRKQAVTSKEQIIEKLWGFDSEVEHNNVEVYISFLRKKLNFLGASVRINTIRGVGYVLEVTG from the coding sequence ATGAGAATATTAATCGTCGAGGATGAGATGCATTTAGCGGAAGCGCTGACTCAAATCCTGAAACAACAAAACTATTCCGTGGATACCGTCCATGACGGCCAATCCGGACTCGATAACGCGTTAAGCGGCATTTATGATCTGATTCTGCTGGACATTATGCTTCCTGAAATGGATGGCATTACGATGCTCAAGACGATTCGTGACCAAGGGATTTTTACTCCTGTCATCCTGTTGACGGCCAAAGGAGATACTTCCGATAAAATCGCGGGACTGGATTACGGCGCTGATGATTACGTAGCCAAACCGTTCTCTACGGGGGAATTACTCGCCAGAATCAGGGCGGCACTGCGCCGCAAAGGCGAGGTTGTCGCGGATGATACACTCAAATTCGGGGATATGGAGCTGAATACAGGCACGCTTAAGCTAACCTGCAAGGGGAAGGAGCTGAAGCTTATTCTTAAAGAGAGCGAGCTGCTGGAGCTGCTGATGACCAGGAAGCAGGCAGTGACCTCCAAAGAACAAATCATCGAAAAGCTCTGGGGCTTCGACTCAGAGGTGGAGCACAATAATGTGGAGGTATATATCTCTTTTTTGAGGAAAAAGCTCAACTTCCTGGGCGCTTCCGTTCGGATCAACACGATTCGAGGCGTGGGCTACGTATTGGAGGTGACAGGCTGA
- a CDS encoding polyphosphate polymerase domain-containing protein — protein sequence MAIEVFNRYENKYLMDTKAFYAIYNQLLAYMELDEYNKNDKFYSISNIYYDTEHDSLIRNSLSKPKYKEKLRIRAYGVPKQDAKVYLELKKKVFGLVNKRRTALMLNEAYDFAVTGRAPELKPYMNKQVVQEIEYFLERYDLKPKVYLTYDRIAMFCKNNRDLRITFDTNIRSRRYDLKLEQGDYGEQLLSRGQWLMEVKAEKTIPVWLSKMLSEHQMYRTSFSKYGNEYKKMRNERLAGERILPC from the coding sequence ATGGCGATCGAAGTATTCAACCGATACGAAAATAAATACCTGATGGATACCAAAGCCTTTTACGCGATTTATAATCAATTACTTGCATACATGGAGCTCGACGAATACAACAAGAACGATAAATTTTATTCGATTAGTAACATTTATTACGATACCGAGCACGATTCCTTGATTCGAAACAGCTTATCTAAGCCCAAATATAAGGAAAAGCTTCGGATCCGCGCTTACGGGGTTCCTAAGCAGGATGCTAAGGTCTATCTGGAACTGAAGAAGAAGGTATTCGGGCTGGTGAACAAAAGAAGAACCGCGCTCATGCTGAATGAGGCTTATGATTTTGCCGTCACAGGACGCGCTCCGGAGCTCAAGCCCTATATGAACAAGCAGGTCGTGCAGGAGATTGAATATTTCCTGGAAAGGTATGATTTGAAGCCTAAGGTGTACCTGACTTACGACAGGATCGCGATGTTTTGCAAGAACAACCGGGATTTGCGGATTACCTTTGATACGAATATCCGGTCCAGACGGTATGATTTGAAGCTGGAACAAGGTGATTACGGCGAGCAGCTGCTCAGCCGCGGACAATGGCTCATGGAAGTGAAGGCGGAGAAGACGATTCCGGTCTGGCTGTCCAAAATGCTATCTGAGCATCAGATGTACCGCACCAGCTTTTCGAAATACGGCAATGAATACAAAAAAATGCGAAATGAAAGACTCGCAGGGGAGAGGATTTTACCATGTTAG
- a CDS encoding DUF4956 domain-containing protein, translating to MLDTLLASAQTVTDLTLAQALTTILVAFVLGAVISFTYMKTQPMYNQSFTLTMIVLPAIIAVIILLIGSNIARAFSLAGAFSIIRFRSAPGDPKDISFVLFTMAAGLACGVGAFGYAALFTIALCVLMFVLKTVKFGEKKTSQKLLKVTIPENLGYEEAFDEIFKKFKINYELRKVKTTELGSLYELVYLVSIDHVTNQKEFLDAIRCRNGNLDISLTMSPTVAEY from the coding sequence ATGTTAGATACTTTACTGGCTTCGGCCCAAACGGTCACGGACCTTACACTGGCTCAGGCGCTAACAACTATTCTAGTTGCATTCGTGCTTGGCGCGGTGATCAGCTTCACTTATATGAAAACCCAGCCTATGTATAATCAGAGTTTTACGCTGACCATGATTGTACTTCCAGCTATTATCGCCGTCATTATTCTGCTCATCGGCAGCAACATTGCCCGGGCGTTCAGCCTTGCGGGAGCCTTCTCGATTATTCGCTTCCGAAGCGCGCCTGGCGACCCCAAAGACATTTCGTTTGTTTTGTTCACGATGGCAGCGGGTCTTGCTTGCGGTGTAGGAGCGTTTGGATATGCAGCACTGTTCACGATAGCTCTTTGCGTGTTGATGTTTGTCCTCAAGACTGTCAAATTCGGTGAAAAGAAAACTTCACAGAAGTTGCTGAAAGTTACGATCCCTGAAAATCTAGGGTATGAAGAAGCATTTGATGAGATTTTCAAGAAATTCAAAATCAACTATGAGCTTAGAAAAGTAAAAACAACCGAGCTAGGCAGCTTGTATGAGCTGGTTTACCTCGTATCCATCGATCATGTTACCAACCAGAAGGAATTCTTAGACGCCATTCGATGCAGAAATGGAAACCTGGATATTAGCTTAACCATGAGTCCGACCGTTGCGGAATATTAA
- a CDS encoding carbohydrate-binding domain-containing protein — protein sequence MKKLLPVQQIGAVVLCAVLATACSNQAATNSSTAASAAVTTSSTAAATADQAVASTAVTKQVEYAAEDMYTDWVASSPVQIGLTGSSADISGAGAEVKEGNISITAAGTYVLSGKLDNGQITVNVKDKGVVRLVLNGVDLSSSSTSPIYVEEAGKTIISLQEGTTNTVTDGTAYVYPDASTDEPNAAIFSKDDLTINGTGKLTVLGNYNNGIASKDELRITGVTLDVKAVDNAIAGKDLLAVKDGTITVDAGGHGLKTSNDKEGEEGFLSIDGGTISITSGKDALHSSGGVQVNGGDLSMNADDDGIHGDISVAIAGGTIDIAKSNEGLEAPAILVSGGNTSLVASDDGVNASTGSGKTEGAGGQGGPGGPGGFGQPPQFDGAGADGSAAGNPPAMPSGDQQSAAGADGSQQGAAGQGAAGASGQQAGAQQGGNGQQVGAQPGGNQQPPGSQFGSSSSAMLTITGGFLSVDAQGDGLDANGSIQMSGGTVVVNGPTDNGNGPLDYDGTFVMTGGTLVAAGSSGMAQATSDTSTQSGIMMTYSSAQQAGTTVHLQDSEGKDVLTFTPVKMYQSVFISTPTIKKDSSYSLYSGGSSDGKATQGLYEGGTYQGGSKVVDFTAASMITWLNESGVTEARSGMGGPGGFGGHGPGGGRGMRPQNGGVSAQQ from the coding sequence ATGAAAAAATTGTTACCTGTCCAACAAATCGGCGCAGTTGTATTATGTGCTGTTCTAGCTACAGCATGCAGCAATCAAGCTGCCACAAATTCCAGTACCGCAGCGTCTGCTGCTGTAACGACTTCATCTACAGCCGCGGCGACAGCAGACCAAGCTGTGGCGAGCACAGCGGTTACGAAGCAGGTTGAATATGCGGCTGAGGATATGTACACAGATTGGGTGGCGTCGAGTCCGGTCCAAATCGGACTGACCGGCTCTAGCGCGGACATCAGCGGCGCAGGAGCTGAAGTGAAAGAGGGCAATATCAGTATCACAGCAGCCGGGACGTACGTGCTGAGCGGTAAACTGGACAATGGTCAAATTACCGTTAATGTGAAAGATAAAGGAGTCGTAAGATTGGTGCTGAACGGAGTGGACCTGAGCAGCAGCAGCACATCGCCGATCTACGTGGAGGAAGCGGGAAAAACGATTATTTCCTTGCAAGAAGGAACAACGAATACCGTTACGGATGGCACTGCATATGTGTATCCGGATGCATCAACAGATGAACCGAATGCGGCTATTTTCAGTAAAGACGACCTGACCATTAACGGTACAGGCAAGCTGACGGTCCTCGGCAACTATAACAACGGTATCGCAAGCAAGGATGAACTGCGAATCACGGGTGTTACGCTGGACGTTAAGGCTGTCGACAATGCTATCGCGGGCAAAGATTTGCTAGCTGTGAAAGACGGTACGATCACCGTCGATGCAGGCGGTCACGGCTTGAAGACATCGAATGACAAAGAGGGTGAAGAAGGCTTCCTATCTATCGATGGCGGCACGATCAGCATCACCTCCGGTAAAGACGCGCTGCATAGCAGCGGCGGTGTTCAAGTGAATGGCGGGGACCTTAGCATGAATGCCGACGATGACGGTATCCACGGCGATATCTCGGTAGCTATTGCCGGCGGTACGATCGATATCGCGAAGAGCAATGAAGGTCTTGAGGCTCCGGCGATTCTCGTCTCCGGCGGGAATACGAGCTTGGTAGCCAGCGATGATGGCGTCAATGCTTCGACAGGAAGCGGAAAGACGGAGGGCGCAGGCGGCCAGGGCGGTCCGGGAGGACCAGGCGGATTCGGACAGCCGCCGCAGTTTGACGGAGCTGGAGCGGATGGTTCGGCTGCCGGTAACCCGCCTGCTATGCCTAGCGGTGATCAGCAGTCAGCAGCAGGGGCGGATGGCAGTCAGCAAGGTGCTGCTGGCCAAGGTGCAGCTGGGGCAAGCGGACAGCAAGCCGGTGCGCAGCAAGGCGGCAATGGACAGCAGGTCGGTGCACAGCCAGGCGGTAACCAGCAGCCTCCGGGCAGCCAGTTCGGGTCCTCGTCTAGCGCCATGCTGACAATTACCGGCGGATTCCTCAGTGTAGACGCTCAAGGAGACGGGTTGGATGCGAACGGCTCCATCCAAATGAGCGGCGGAACTGTGGTCGTGAATGGACCCACGGATAACGGCAACGGACCGCTCGACTATGACGGAACCTTCGTCATGACAGGTGGAACCTTAGTTGCCGCGGGCAGCTCCGGTATGGCGCAAGCTACATCCGACACGTCCACGCAATCGGGTATTATGATGACTTACTCGAGTGCTCAGCAAGCAGGTACGACGGTCCACCTGCAAGACAGCGAAGGCAAGGATGTGCTGACATTCACACCAGTGAAAATGTATCAATCCGTCTTCATCAGCACACCAACGATCAAAAAGGACTCGTCGTACAGCCTATACTCCGGCGGATCCTCCGACGGCAAAGCAACGCAAGGACTTTATGAAGGAGGTACCTACCAAGGAGGCTCGAAGGTTGTAGACTTCACAGCTGCTTCGATGATTACCTGGTTGAATGAATCCGGCGTGACGGAAGCGCGGTCCGGCATGGGCGGACCTGGCGGATTTGGCGGACACGGTCCGGGAGGCGGCCGAGGCATGCGTCCTCAGAATGGAGGAGTGTCAGCGCAGCAGTAG